The Oscillospiraceae bacterium genome contains a region encoding:
- the greA_2 gene encoding transcription elongation factor GreA: protein MYDELTAVDIQKMQEEIDHRILVLRPQYIREVQEARAFGDLSENFEYKEAKRQKNHNDSRIRYLQRMIKTARVVPAGHEGEGVGLFDHVTLYLPGDDETLQVQLVTTLRVNAGAGYISRESPLGRAIFGRRAGETVQVQVNAEVSYPAEIRAVERGEDDPSLPISQY, encoded by the coding sequence ATGTACGACGAGCTGACCGCCGTGGACATTCAAAAAATGCAGGAGGAGATTGATCACCGCATCCTGGTGCTGCGGCCCCAATATATCCGGGAGGTGCAGGAGGCGCGGGCCTTTGGTGATCTGAGCGAGAACTTTGAGTACAAGGAGGCCAAGCGCCAGAAAAACCACAACGACAGCCGGATCCGGTATTTGCAGCGCATGATCAAAACGGCGCGGGTGGTGCCGGCCGGGCACGAGGGCGAGGGAGTGGGCCTGTTCGATCATGTGACGCTCTATCTGCCGGGGGACGACGAGACCCTGCAGGTGCAGCTGGTGACCACCCTGCGGGTGAATGCCGGCGCGGGGTATATCAGCCGCGAGTCGCCGCTGGGGCGGGCCATTTTTGGCCGCAGGGCCGGGGAAACCGTGCAGGTGCAGGTGAATGCCGAGGTTTCGTACCCGGCGGAGATCCGGGCGGTGGAGCGGGGCGAGGACGACCCCTCGCTGCCCATCAGCCAGTACTGA
- a CDS encoding glycosyl hydrolase: MEGTKRTSGPDDSFYMTEDRFDPAALGRGESLFTLGNGSLGFRGDFEEGYPGAREGVYLNGFYDTAPIRYGETAYGYARNGQTMLNLANAKRIRIFLDGEELCLARGEVKNYRRVLSMKEGTLTREFEWRSPEGRAARVRFERMVSLSGGDVACLRCAVEPLEGVKQVRIESAIDARAKNTAAREDPRVGSCLDGAPLKTMQFRAQGDGCMLVQATRRSALAYACAAVHRVRSAAPVTAVCSQNAQEVCCTYCAGGAVLLEKFVAYTHGPAGQAAALGRRAQAQARQAAADAERLQTAQREALEEFWTNTGLSIEGDPRLLQGLRFSLFQVFQSAGRDGKTNISAKGLSGEGYEGHYFWDTETYIFPFFLYTLPGIARSLLCYRYSILNQARARAREMGHPRGALFPWRTINGEECSAYYPAGTAQYHINADIANAVALYAEATGDEAFMRECGVEILAETARLWLDLGFYSAEQGGRFCIDGVTGPDEYSVLVNNNCYTNLMAAENLEQAARWTAWLRETDPAAAGALFRRIGLGEGEPGAWRAAAQSMYLPYDEARGVYLQDDAFFQRVPWPLQTIPPENFPLLLHYHPLVIYRHQVCKQADLVLALLLRGERFDLLQKRRIFDVYEPLTTHDSSLSKTVFSIVASEIGYHEKAYAFFEGSARLDLDDSHGNSRDGLHMANMAGTWLSVVYGFAGMRQKGGLLAFHPCLPQGWQQYGFCIRWRGRRLRVRVGRAQAAYLLEEGEAMALLHQGARLWLEPGVERAADTAPRRYDGVVFDLDGVLCHTDRLHCEAWAHACAQRGIPFSEAVNEQLRGVSRSASVELILKSAAMELPQPGKDALAREKNARYRTLLEQLTPADVPRGTREMLKALRAQGVRLAVASASENAPMILRRVELDGLLDAVVDGTMLRRSKPDPEVFLRAAELLGLEPRQCLVVEDAAAGAQAAAAGGFACAGLACAAQAREADYPLQDVTDLLPLFGSTAEAPATACGCPAAEE, from the coding sequence ATGGAAGGGACAAAGCGCACAAGCGGCCCGGACGACAGCTTTTATATGACAGAGGACCGGTTCGACCCCGCCGCCCTGGGCCGCGGCGAATCCCTTTTTACCCTGGGGAACGGCTCCCTGGGCTTCCGGGGGGATTTTGAGGAGGGCTATCCGGGCGCGCGCGAGGGAGTTTATCTGAACGGCTTTTACGATACCGCGCCCATCCGCTACGGGGAAACGGCCTATGGCTATGCCCGCAACGGGCAGACCATGCTCAACCTTGCCAACGCAAAGCGGATACGCATTTTTTTGGACGGCGAGGAGCTGTGCCTGGCGCGGGGCGAGGTGAAAAATTACCGGCGCGTGCTCTCGATGAAGGAGGGCACGCTCACCCGGGAATTCGAGTGGCGCTCGCCGGAGGGGCGCGCCGCGCGGGTGCGGTTTGAGCGCATGGTTTCGCTTTCGGGCGGGGATGTTGCCTGCCTGCGCTGCGCGGTGGAGCCGCTGGAGGGGGTAAAACAGGTGCGGATCGAGAGCGCCATCGACGCCCGGGCCAAAAATACCGCCGCCCGGGAAGACCCGCGGGTGGGCTCCTGCCTGGACGGCGCGCCGCTGAAAACGATGCAGTTCAGGGCGCAGGGCGACGGCTGCATGCTGGTGCAGGCGACGCGCCGTTCGGCCCTGGCCTATGCCTGCGCGGCGGTGCACCGCGTGCGGTCGGCCGCGCCGGTAACGGCTGTTTGCAGCCAGAATGCGCAGGAGGTGTGCTGCACCTACTGTGCCGGCGGCGCTGTGTTGCTGGAAAAATTCGTGGCGTATACCCACGGCCCGGCCGGGCAGGCGGCGGCGCTGGGCCGCCGGGCGCAGGCGCAGGCCCGGCAGGCCGCCGCCGACGCGGAGCGGCTGCAAACGGCGCAGCGGGAGGCGCTGGAGGAGTTCTGGACAAACACGGGCCTTTCAATCGAGGGGGACCCGCGCCTTTTACAGGGGCTGCGGTTCAGCCTGTTCCAGGTGTTTCAGTCCGCCGGGCGGGACGGCAAGACGAATATTTCCGCCAAGGGCCTGAGCGGGGAGGGCTACGAGGGCCACTATTTTTGGGACACCGAAACCTATATTTTCCCGTTTTTTCTGTATACCCTGCCCGGGATCGCCCGGTCGCTTTTATGCTACCGCTACTCCATCCTGAACCAGGCCCGCGCCCGCGCCCGGGAGATGGGGCACCCCCGGGGGGCGCTGTTCCCCTGGCGAACCATCAACGGCGAGGAATGCTCGGCCTATTACCCGGCGGGCACGGCTCAGTACCATATCAACGCCGACATCGCCAACGCCGTGGCCCTGTATGCCGAGGCGACGGGCGACGAGGCCTTTATGCGGGAATGCGGCGTGGAGATCCTGGCGGAAACGGCGCGCCTTTGGCTGGATCTGGGCTTTTACAGCGCGGAACAGGGCGGACGCTTTTGCATTGACGGGGTCACGGGGCCGGACGAATACAGCGTGCTGGTGAACAACAACTGCTACACCAACCTGATGGCCGCCGAGAACCTGGAGCAGGCGGCGCGGTGGACGGCCTGGCTGCGGGAAACCGACCCTGCCGCGGCCGGGGCGCTGTTCCGGCGCATCGGCCTGGGGGAGGGGGAGCCCGGCGCCTGGCGCGCCGCGGCCCAAAGCATGTACCTGCCCTACGATGAGGCGCGGGGCGTTTATTTGCAGGACGACGCCTTTTTCCAGCGCGTGCCCTGGCCGCTGCAAACGATCCCCCCAGAAAATTTCCCGCTTTTGCTGCACTACCACCCCCTTGTCATCTACCGCCACCAGGTCTGCAAGCAGGCAGATCTGGTATTGGCCCTGCTGCTGCGTGGGGAGCGGTTTGACCTGCTGCAAAAGCGGAGGATTTTTGACGTTTACGAGCCGCTCACCACCCACGATTCCTCCCTTTCCAAAACGGTGTTCAGCATCGTGGCCAGCGAGATCGGCTACCACGAAAAGGCATATGCGTTTTTTGAGGGGTCGGCGCGGCTGGACCTGGACGACAGCCACGGCAACTCGCGGGACGGGCTGCACATGGCCAACATGGCGGGCACCTGGCTCAGCGTGGTGTACGGCTTTGCCGGCATGCGGCAAAAAGGCGGGCTGCTGGCGTTTCACCCCTGCCTGCCGCAGGGCTGGCAGCAATACGGCTTTTGCATCCGCTGGCGGGGCAGGCGGCTGCGGGTCCGTGTGGGGCGGGCGCAGGCAGCTTATCTGCTGGAGGAGGGGGAGGCCATGGCCCTGCTTCACCAGGGCGCGCGCCTGTGGCTGGAGCCCGGCGTGGAGCGCGCGGCGGACACAGCGCCCAGGCGGTACGACGGTGTTGTGTTTGATCTGGACGGCGTTTTGTGCCACACCGACCGGCTGCACTGCGAGGCGTGGGCGCACGCCTGTGCGCAGAGGGGCATTCCCTTCAGCGAGGCTGTGAACGAGCAGCTGCGGGGCGTGAGCCGCAGCGCCAGTGTGGAGCTGATTTTAAAGAGCGCGGCGATGGAGCTGCCGCAGCCCGGAAAGGACGCTTTGGCCCGGGAGAAAAACGCGCGCTACCGCACCCTGCTGGAGCAACTGACCCCGGCGGACGTGCCGCGCGGCACCCGGGAAATGCTGAAAGCGCTGCGGGCCCAGGGCGTGCGGCTGGCGGTGGCCAGCGCCAGCGAAAACGCGCCGATGATCCTGCGCCGGGTGGAACTGGACGGCCTGCTGGACGCGGTGGTGGACGGCACGATGCTGCGCCGCTCCAAGCCCGACCCGGAGGTGTTCCTGAGGGCGGCGGAGCTGCTGGGGCTGGAGCCGCGGCAGTGCCTTGTGGTGGAGGACGCGGCGGCCGGGGCGCAGGCCGCGGCGGCCGGCGGCTTTGCGTGCGCGGGGCTTGCCTGTGCCGCGCAGGCGAGGGAGGCCGATTACCCGCTGCAGGACGTGACGGACCTGCTGCCCCTGTTTGGGAGCACTGCCGAAGCCCCCGCCACAGCCTGCGGCTGCCCGGCCGCGGAAGAGTAG
- a CDS encoding MBL fold metallo-hydrolase, with translation MEFTYAVTPLSADTWRIDEAMGGAHTYAYLLEGAERALLIDTCQGLGNLRAAVEQLTKKPVLVANTHGHLDHIGGNAAFAAAYLTEADLPVAQEHGDPAYRRGMFLRFAQELGVLLGEEQLAALAHRCEGARYLPMAQGDVFELGGRTLRVLATPGHTPGSVCFLEEGRGALYTGDTACARGVLLSLPHSCGVATFRQSIRSLRALADRFTTIHPGHHEAPLGPEVLEKYDACATGILEGRVQGIPGESAGEACLLGPWEDISIAYRADHIFD, from the coding sequence ATGGAATTTACGTATGCCGTTACGCCCCTGAGCGCGGACACCTGGCGCATCGACGAAGCGATGGGCGGCGCGCACACCTACGCCTACCTGCTGGAGGGCGCTGAGCGGGCCCTGCTGATCGACACCTGCCAGGGCCTGGGGAACCTGCGCGCCGCCGTGGAGCAGCTGACGAAAAAGCCCGTGCTCGTGGCCAACACCCACGGCCACCTGGACCACATCGGCGGCAACGCCGCCTTTGCCGCGGCTTATCTCACCGAGGCTGATCTGCCGGTGGCGCAGGAGCACGGCGACCCGGCCTACCGGCGCGGCATGTTTCTGCGGTTTGCGCAGGAGCTCGGCGTTTTGCTGGGCGAGGAACAGCTGGCCGCGCTGGCGCACCGGTGCGAGGGCGCGCGCTACCTGCCTATGGCGCAGGGGGATGTGTTTGAGCTGGGCGGCCGCACCCTGCGCGTGCTGGCCACGCCCGGGCACACACCCGGTTCGGTCTGCTTTTTGGAGGAAGGCCGGGGCGCCCTGTACACGGGCGACACCGCCTGCGCCCGCGGCGTGCTGCTGAGCCTGCCCCACTCCTGCGGGGTGGCGACCTTCCGGCAGAGCATCCGGAGCCTGCGCGCATTGGCGGACCGGTTTACCACCATCCACCCCGGCCACCACGAGGCGCCGCTGGGGCCGGAGGTGCTGGAAAAATACGACGCCTGCGCCACCGGCATCCTGGAGGGGCGGGTGCAGGGGATCCCGGGGGAATCCGCCGGCGAGGCCTGCCTGCTGGGCCCGTGGGAGGATATCTCCATCGCCTACAGGGCGGATCATATTTTCGATTGA
- a CDS encoding alpha/beta hydrolase yields the protein MKTIRDAQFVPAWIDMTPQVPEPRIDWIEEKYLDLAYGEDPLQRLDLYLPPHAEKPLPLVVLVHGGGFCLCDKRDWHLYPGFYALREGFALASVNYRLAPAARFPAPVEDLKTALRFLRAQAGRYGLRTQDVFLYGTSAGGNLVTLAGLQNAGTPEAVAGVAALCPLLDFENQWAYVQAMEGEAAVREMFLASAVQYLGAAPSEDAPLARRAGAREYITPKAPPFYLQHGTLDPAVPVEQAREFAAQLRAVCGGGAVTLDLMEGVAHAGGGPEFLEEEHILPILGFFRALCRETPQKGEDC from the coding sequence ATGAAAACGATTCGTGACGCACAGTTTGTTCCCGCGTGGATCGACATGACGCCCCAGGTGCCGGAGCCGCGCATCGACTGGATCGAAGAAAAATACCTGGATCTCGCCTACGGCGAAGACCCGCTGCAGAGGCTGGATCTCTACCTGCCGCCGCACGCGGAAAAGCCGCTGCCGCTGGTGGTGCTGGTGCACGGCGGCGGGTTCTGCCTGTGCGACAAGCGCGACTGGCACCTGTACCCCGGTTTTTACGCCCTGCGCGAGGGCTTTGCCCTGGCGTCGGTGAATTACCGGCTGGCGCCGGCGGCCAGGTTCCCCGCCCCGGTGGAGGACCTGAAAACGGCCCTTCGCTTTTTGCGGGCGCAGGCGGGGCGGTACGGCCTGCGCACACAGGACGTTTTTTTGTATGGAACCTCGGCGGGCGGAAACCTGGTGACGCTGGCGGGCCTGCAAAACGCGGGCACGCCGGAAGCCGTGGCGGGCGTGGCGGCCCTGTGCCCGCTGCTGGATTTTGAAAACCAGTGGGCGTATGTGCAGGCGATGGAGGGCGAAGCCGCGGTGCGGGAAATGTTCCTTGCATCGGCCGTGCAGTACCTGGGCGCTGCGCCGAGCGAGGATGCGCCCCTTGCCCGCCGCGCCGGCGCGCGGGAATATATCACGCCCAAGGCCCCGCCCTTCTACCTGCAGCACGGCACGCTGGACCCGGCCGTGCCGGTGGAGCAGGCCCGGGAGTTTGCGGCGCAGCTGCGCGCGGTGTGCGGGGGCGGCGCGGTGACGCTGGATCTGATGGAGGGCGTGGCCCACGCGGGCGGCGGGCCGGAATTTTTGGAGGAGGAGCACATCCTGCCGATCCTGGGCTTTTTCCGCGCACTGTGCAGAGAAACGCCGCAAAAAGGGGAGGACTGCTGA
- a CDS encoding sugar ABC transporter permease, with protein sequence MAQKKKRAAGKAVLVTVLLLAALLFLFPLILIFLNCLKSQSEITASLLALPTQLHFENFPDAMAQMNYLQAFANSILITVCSVAGLVLFASMAAYQVVRRKCLASRIISGLMVASMAIPFQVLMVPSVIVARELHLVNSRPGMIVMYWGFLLPMAMFLYQGFVKGVPRELEEAAMIDGCGQIRAFFRIVFPMLKPITATVAIINILGVFNDFTLPLIMLSSQSLKTLPLSFSVFYSSYLNEWQLIMSGLVLSIFPVLVFFLLMQRNIMDGLTAGALKG encoded by the coding sequence ATGGCGCAAAAGAAAAAGCGCGCGGCCGGAAAAGCCGTGCTGGTAACGGTGCTGCTGCTTGCGGCGCTGCTGTTCCTGTTTCCGCTGATCCTGATCTTTCTGAACTGCCTCAAAAGCCAATCGGAGATCACGGCGTCGCTGCTGGCCCTGCCCACGCAGCTGCACTTTGAAAACTTTCCAGATGCGATGGCGCAGATGAACTACCTGCAGGCCTTTGCCAATTCCATCCTGATCACGGTGTGCAGCGTTGCGGGCCTGGTGCTGTTCGCCTCGATGGCGGCCTATCAGGTGGTGCGGCGCAAGTGCCTGGCGAGCCGGATCATCTCGGGGCTGATGGTGGCTTCCATGGCCATTCCGTTCCAGGTGCTGATGGTGCCCTCGGTGATTGTGGCGCGGGAGCTGCACCTGGTGAACAGCCGGCCGGGCATGATCGTGATGTACTGGGGCTTTTTGCTGCCCATGGCCATGTTTTTGTACCAGGGCTTTGTGAAGGGGGTGCCCCGCGAGCTGGAGGAGGCGGCCATGATCGACGGCTGCGGCCAGATCCGCGCCTTTTTCCGCATCGTATTCCCCATGCTGAAGCCCATCACGGCCACGGTGGCCATCATCAACATTCTGGGCGTGTTCAACGATTTCACCCTGCCGCTGATCATGCTGAGCTCGCAAAGCCTGAAGACCCTGCCCCTTTCCTTCAGCGTGTTTTACAGCAGCTACCTGAACGAGTGGCAGCTCATTATGTCCGGGCTGGTGCTCTCGATCTTCCCGGTGCTCGTGTTCTTTCTGCTCATGCAGAGAAACATCATGGACGGCCTGACGGCCGGCGCTTTGAAAGGATAA